A window of Campylobacter cuniculorum DSM 23162 = LMG 24588 contains these coding sequences:
- a CDS encoding DUF5675 family protein: MARFKIEITRDALRQTCRLGRVRVIAINEQAGAADKVIFECDELCNSKTGLKSGEDLALPSGRYKLEYFLSPKFSSTLQKDILKVDFNTPLICIYNDKSDGNTSDDVDKTRRILIHWGNTEKDTIGCELLGYGRSSEGITNSRNACGDFYRLMYEIAPLDKTQIENVELEIIDNLEA, from the coding sequence ATGGCACGATTTAAAATAGAAATCACAAGAGACGCATTAAGACAGACTTGTCGTTTGGGACGTGTGCGTGTGATTGCCATCAACGAACAAGCGGGGGCAGCGGATAAAGTGATTTTTGAATGCGATGAACTTTGCAACTCAAAAACAGGTTTAAAAAGTGGCGAGGATTTAGCCCTGCCTTCGGGACGATATAAGCTTGAATATTTTTTAAGCCCAAAATTCAGCTCCACTCTGCAAAAAGACATTTTAAAGGTGGATTTTAACACGCCTCTCATTTGCATTTATAATGACAAAAGCGACGGCAATACAAGTGATGATGTGGATAAAACGCGTCGCATCTTAATCCACTGGGGCAATACAGAAAAAGATACGATAGGTTGCGAACTTTTAGGCTATGGACGCAGCAGTGAGGGCATTACAAACAGCCGCAACGCGTGCGGTGATTTTTATCGTTTGATGTATGAAATCGCCCCTTTGGATAAAACGCAAATTGAAAATGTAGAATTAGAGATTATCGATAATTTAGAGGCTTAA
- a CDS encoding Panacea domain-containing protein, with the protein MKNNDVSNRADRDKILAIAVYFLYLNKLSATKTQEGINENDRENPDEITKLKLIKLVYYANALSLVYLEKPLFKEAIEAWKHGPVIASLYDELKQYKKENLMNISSLNDYERYSQCLTDEEKEIVKMAFREYGGYTAFKLRDKTHKEKPYLQNYEENKKNIIPNDEIREYFKQVQEQKTQDLYEKSEEFRCLFKS; encoded by the coding sequence ATGAAAAATAATGATGTTTCAAATAGAGCAGATAGGGATAAAATCCTCGCCATTGCTGTATATTTTCTATATCTTAATAAACTGAGTGCAACAAAAACTCAAGAAGGTATCAATGAAAACGATCGAGAAAATCCCGATGAAATTACAAAACTTAAGCTTATAAAACTTGTCTATTATGCTAATGCTCTAAGCTTAGTCTATCTTGAAAAACCTCTTTTTAAAGAAGCGATTGAGGCTTGGAAACATGGCCCCGTGATTGCTTCTTTGTATGATGAATTAAAACAATACAAAAAAGAAAATTTAATGAACATAAGCTCCTTAAATGATTATGAGCGATATTCTCAATGTCTTACAGATGAGGAAAAAGAAATTGTCAAAATGGCTTTTAGAGAATATGGAGGATATACAGCCTTTAAACTAAGAGATAAAACACACAAAGAAAAGCCTTATTTGCAAAATTATGAGGAAAATAAAAAGAATATTATCCCTAATGATGAAATAAGAGAATATTTTAAACAAGTTCAAGAACAAAAAACACAAGATTTGTATGAAAAGAGTGAAGAGTTTAGATGTCTGTTCAAGTCGTAA
- a CDS encoding ImmA/IrrE family metallo-endopeptidase: protein MRLKNCLSRHLKTLYKKEGVMIVISPKEQISLIADDIRTKYSTSFPVNVIEIANNLGLKVYTYNEKNPNISGMLNANKKEIFINENDLPLRQKFSIAHEIGHWVLDYKSIAPQKDIFEISYRNVISKQELKEVRANHFAACLIMPEEETKKAWALNNYDIDDTAKYLSVSRSALTFRLDNLGLLNE from the coding sequence GTGAGGCTTAAAAATTGTCTTTCAAGGCATTTAAAGACTTTGTATAAAAAAGAGGGCGTTATGATTGTGATTTCTCCAAAAGAACAAATAAGCTTAATTGCTGATGATATACGCACAAAATATAGCACGTCTTTTCCTGTTAATGTGATTGAAATTGCAAATAATCTCGGTTTAAAAGTATATACTTATAATGAAAAAAATCCTAACATTTCGGGGATGCTTAACGCAAATAAAAAAGAAATTTTCATTAATGAAAACGATTTACCTTTAAGACAAAAATTTTCTATTGCACATGAGATTGGGCATTGGGTTTTGGATTATAAAAGCATTGCACCGCAAAAGGACATTTTTGAAATTAGCTATCGCAATGTTATTTCTAAGCAAGAACTCAAAGAAGTTAGAGCAAATCACTTCGCGGCTTGTTTGATAATGCCTGAAGAAGAAACTAAAAAAGCGTGGGCTTTAAATAATTATGATATAGATGATACTGCTAAATACTTGTCAGTTAGTCGTTCGGCTTTAACCTTTAGACTTGATAATTTAGGGCTTTTAAATGAGTGA